The genomic interval TTGGGGCTATAGCTCAGCTGGGAGAGCGCCTGCTTTGCACGCAGGAGGTCAGCAGTTCGATCCTGCTTAGCTCCACCATTTTCTTTGATGACAGATTTGCGTTAACAACGCCTTCTTAAGTGCTTAAGAACACAAAGTGCTGAAGACTGAGGTAAGTCTTTAATCCTTTGTTGTCTTATGACAATGATCTTTAACAACCGGAAACATTCAATTTTAGATTAATCAGCAATGATTAATCACAAGCGATCGGACGTAGCAATACGTACGAGAGCTATTTCAACTAAATTGAACTGAGAAAACAAGAACGTTGTTACTTATGTTTCTTCTGAAACGCTGCTGGTGTTAACACACTGGCAAGTGACAGAAGTGAGTAAGAGAGAACAGCACGACCTTGGATAATCTTGTCAAAGAGATAATTTGAGGTTGTATGATCAAGTGAATAAGTGCATACGGTGGATGCCTTGGCGACAACAGGCGACGAAGGACGTGAAAATCTGCGAAAAGCCGTGGTGAGTTGATAATAAGCGTTATTAACCACGGATATCCGAATGGGGCAACCCGACCTTAGGGTCATCCTTAACTGAATACATAGGTTAAGGAAGCGAACCGGGAGAACTGAAACATCTAAGTACCCCGAGGAAAAGACATCAACCGAGATTCTGCTAGTAGCGGCGAGCGAACGCGGAGTAGCCCAATTAAGTTTATTAAGAGTTAGTGGAACATACTGGGAAGTATGGCCGAAGAGGGTGAAAGCCCCGTACACGACAACCTTAATAGATGAATCGAGTAGGACGGGACACGTGATATCCTGTCTGAACATGGGGGGACCATCCTCCAAGGCTAAATACTCGTTGTCGACCGATAGTGAACCAGTACCGTGAGGGAAAGGCGAAAAGAACCCTGGTGAAGGGAGTGAAATAGAACCTGAAACCGTATGCATACAAGCAGTCAGAGCACGTATTAGACGTGTGATGGCGTACCTTTTGTATAATGGGTCAGCGAGTTAATTTTAGTAGCGAGGTTAACCTTATAGGGGAGCCGAAGCGAAAGCGAGTCTTAATAGGGCGCATAGTTGCTAGGATTAGACCCGAAACCGAGCGATCTATCCATGGGCAGGTTGAAGGTTGAGTAACATCAACTGGAGGACCGAACCCACTAACGTTGAAAAGTTAGGGGATGACCTGTGGATAGGAGTGAAAGGCTAAACAAGCTCGGAGATAGCTGGTTCTCCCCGAAAACTATTGAGGTAGTGCCTTGTAAATCACTTACGGGGGTAGAGCACTGTTTCGGCTAGGGGGTCATACCGACTTACCAACCCGATGCAAACTCCGAATACCGTAAAGTGCAATTACAGGAGACACACGGCGGGTGCTAACGTCCGTCGTGGAGAGGGAAACAACCCAGACCGCCAGCTAAGGTCCCCAAATTATGATTCAGTGGGAAACGAAGTGGGAAGGCGAAGACAGCTAGGAGGTTGGCTTAGAAGCAGCCACCCTTTAAAGAAAGCGTAATAGCTCACTAGTCGAGTCGTCCTGCGCGGAAGATTTACCGGGGCTAAATCATATACCGAAGCTGCGGATGCGTGTTTACACGCATGGTAGGGGAGCGTTGTGTAGGCTGATGAAGGTGTGTTGAGAAGCATGCTGGAGGTATCACAAGTGCGAATGCTGACATGAGTAACGATAATGCGGGTGAAAAACCCGCACACCGAAAACCCAAGGTTTCCTGCGCAACGCTAATCGGCGCAGGGTAAGTCGGCCCCTAAGGCGAGGCGGAAACGCGTAGTCGATGGGAAACAGGTTAATATTCCTGTACTGTTAATAACTGCGATGGGGGGACGGAGAAAGCTAGACTATCACACTGTTGGATGTGTGTTTAAGCGTGTAGGCTGAGATCTTAGGCAAATCCGGGATCTTAAGGCTGAGGCGTGATGACGAGTCTCTACGGAGACGAAGTAGTTGATGCTATGCTTCCAGGAAAAGCCTCTAAGCTTCAGGTTATTGACAACCGTACCCCAAACCGACACAGGTGGGTGGGATGAGAATTCTAAGGTGCTTGAGAGAACTCGGGTAAAGGAACTCGGCAAAATGATACCGTAACTTCGGGAGAAGGTATGCCCTTTGATGTGAAGGACTTGCTCCGTAAGCATTGGAGGGTCGCAGAGAATAGGCCGCTGCGACTGTTTATCAAAAACACAGCACTGTGCAAACACGTAAGTGGACGTATACGGTGTGACGCCTGCCCGGTGCCGGAAGGTTAAATGATGGGGTGAGAGCTCTTGATTGAAGCCCCGGTAAACGGCGGCCGTAACTATAACGGTCCTAAGGTAGCGAAATTCCTTGTCGGGTAAGTTCCGACCTGCACGAATGGCGTAACGATGGCGGCGCTGTCTCTACCCGAGACTCAGTGAAGTTGAAATCGCAGTGAAGATGCTGTGTACCCGCGGCAAGACGGAAAGACCCCGTGAACCTTCACTACAGCTTGACACTGAACATTGACCTTACTTGTATAGGATAGGTGGGAGGCTATGAAACCGAGACGCTAGTTTTGGTGGAGCCATCCTTGAAATACCACCCTGGTAATGTTGATGTTCTAACGTAGGTCCTGAAACGGGATTGCAGACAGTGTCTGGTGGGTAGTTTGACTGGGGCGGTCTCCTCCTAAAGAGTAACGGAGGAGTGCGAAGGTGGGCTCGGTGCGGTCGGAAATCGCACCAAGAGTGCAAAGGCAGAAGCCCGCTTAACTGCGAGACATACAAGTCGAGCAGATACGAAAGTAGGTCTTAGTGATCCGGTGGTTCCGAATGGAAGGGCCATCGCTCAACGGATAAAAGGTACTCCGGGGATAACAGGCTGATTCCTCCCAAGAGTCCATATCGACGGAGGAGTTTGGCACCTCGATGTCGGCTCATCACATCCTGGGGCTGTAGCAGGTCCCAAGGGTATGGCTGTTCGCCATTTAAAGTGGTACGCGAGCTGGGTTCAGAACGTCGTGAGACAGTTCGGTCCCTATCTGCCGTGGGCGTTGGAGATTTGAAGGAAGCTGTTCTTAGTACGAGAGGACCGGAATGGACGAACCTCTGGTGTACCGGTTGTGATGCCAATTGCATTGCCGGGTAGCTATGTTCGGAAGGGATAACCGCTGAAAGCATCTAAGCGGGAAGCCCCTCCTAAGATAAGATCTCCCTAACGCTATAAGCGTTCTCAAGGTCCGTTGAAGACGACGACGTTGATAGGTCGCCTGTGGAAGTGTGGTAACACATGAAGCTAAGCGATACTAATTGACCGTGAGGCTTGATCATACAACGCTCAAGTTATCTTAAGACGATTTAGAAGAGATATTGAATGTTTCTTGAGTACTGGATAGGGAAAACGGAGCTAAGGCTCTATATCCAGTACTGACAACCGGTTTTCCTGATGGCCATAGAGCTGTGGTCCCACCTGAATCCATGCCGAACTCAGTAGTGAAACGCAGCATCGCCGATGGTAGTGTGGGGTCTCCCCATGTGAGAGTAGGTCACCATCAGGGTTTAACGCAAGCCCCTAGTAGCAATACTAGGGGCTTTTTTAATGCACGAGATAAAGTAATCAAAACGCGTAGAATGAGCGTAATTTAGCAGTGGTTAAAATTGAAATTATGAATGAGATATAGTGCGTTAAACTATTTATTGCCTTTGATCTCCACACAAATTTTGACAGAATACTTAAGAAAGGTCTTTCTGAGAGTGATATTAATTTAGGGGAGTTCAGTGTTAGTAACTGATTGCTCTATCAATATTAAGGTACTCAGGTACTTTATTTTATAAGGAAGTAACGTGACTGCTCCAAAATGAGCTCTTTGTGAAAAAGAAATCGCTGAAGAAAATGATACAAAAGAACATGTTATTCCCAATGCAATTGGTGGAAGGAAAAAGGTAAAGGGATTTATTTGTGAAAGTTGTAACAATACGTCTGGAAGTAATTGGGAATCTGCATTGGCGAAACAGTTAAACCCGTTGAGCTTATTCTTTGGGATTAGCCGTGAGAGCGGAAAAACACCTTCTCAACTTTTTGAAACATCAGGAGGGGATAGGTTAAAACTTAATTCAGATGGAAGCATGGATATTGAAAAACCTTTGTATTCAGAAATTCCACTGGATTCTGGCGAAGGCGGTCAAATACAAATTAAAGCTCGCTCTATCTCTGAAGCAAAGAAAATGCTTAAAGGGGTAAAGAGAAAATATCCACAACTAAATCTAAACGAATTTCTAGATAGCGCAAAATCTGAGTCATTTTATTGCTCAGATATGTTGAAGTTTAATTTATCATTTGGTGGTCATGAAGCAGGCCGCTCTATTGTGAAGTCAGCATTAGCACTAGCAGTATCTTCTGGCATTCCGGCAGAAATATGCGGTGCAGCAACAAACTATCTAAGAAAAGAAGATGGTGAAGCCTGTTTCGGGTATTTCTATGAATCTGACTTAATAAAAAATCGACCAGAAGGAACTCCGTTTCATTGTGTTTCAATCAAAGGGTGTAGCAAAACTAGGCAGGTAATTGGATATGTGGAATATTTCGGCGTGCAACGTATCGTTCTTTGCTTATCAGATTCCTATGAAGGTCGCGATCTATCAAATACTTACGCTATTAATCCAATTACCGGTGAAGAATTGAGCCTTACAGTTGTATTAGACTTTTCAAAAGAGGATATACGTGAGGCTTATGACTACAAAAAGATCCCAAAAGGCTCAGTGGAGGCTGCCTTTGAGAAAATCATTCCAGCAGGTATAGAGCGATCTATTGAACGGGAAAGAGACCGCGTCCTTGATGCTGCTGTAAAGTATGCGTTTAAAAATTGTGGCGCGAAAGAAGGAGAGATGTTGATGCCGGAACATATAAATAAGCTTACAAGTCTTATGATGGAAAAGTTAGAGCCTTTTATTCTTCATCAGTTTACTCATTCGAGGAAGAAAAAATAGCTTATAACAAGATGAAGCAGGCAGATAATTTATTCGTTTTACCTCAAGTTTAAGATGGGCACAATATTTTGTGTGGATCTTTTGATTTAATGTACAGTAGAAAGTAATTTAAAAGGCAAGTACGTACAAATCTTGCGGGTGATGAATACGAAATAGATCGTTTAAGTGCTTGTAAGAGAGAAAACTTAAGCTAAATAAAATGCATGCATGGTTTTCTAGACTTAAGCAAGAAATAAGCTAAGGAACACTGGGGCGAGTAGGCTTAAGAGGATACCGCTGGCGAGTGCCTGTGGGACTTTTTCTGCGCCACAGGCTTGTTTTACGATCGGCAGCACAGTATCCATCGCGCCAGCGCCTGAGACGCTCATCGCCATATAGCCGTAGCGTACGCCGAGTAGATACAATAACACGATCCCGAGTAATTCTCGGGTGAGGTCAATCAGTAGCGCTGTGGTGCCGTAAAAGGTGCCTAATTGTTCGCCAACCATGACGCTCGATAGGGTAAACCAACCAAAACCGCTGACTAATGCTAATGCCTGACGGATCGGCATATCGATCCACCAAGCGGTGATTAATCCTCCTATCAAAGCGCCGATGATGATGGAGAGCGGCAACAAGAAAATACGCGGATGGAAATGATGGATTTTAAGTCCCAGATGATAAAGATCAATCCCAACCAAAAAGACCATCAGTAGCAAGACGGCGTTGATTGAGGGAAGCGGTAATTCATCAAAGGGTAGCAGATGGGTAAGTGCGCCGAGGGCAACCATCAATAAGGCGAGAAAACACGAGCGCAGCGGCGGCCATAGTCGAGAAATCGATACCGCACTGCGTGGACGTTGTTTTGGTTCTTGATGGTCAAAAAACCACGCAATGAGTGCGGCAGGGATTAAAGTACTGAATAGGGTGAACCAGGCGGCGCTGCGTAGCGCTTTACCCAATGCACCAGCGTTAGCCAGCACATCGCCAAAATCTCTGCCAATAAGGAATAACAGTACCCAAACCAGTGGCCCGACGGCCGCGATTAAACGGTGCGCTAGGCGGGTTGGGATGATCTTTGCTGCAATGGCGCCGAGAATGACCGCCGCGATGATTGGCGCTAAGGTAGCAAGAACCGTCATTATTCGCCGTTTTTATGATTATGTGGTGGGGCGAACGGTAATGGTAAGACTTTATGGGCGTCTTGATCCTGGTGTTCTGGGAAATAAATATCGTGTTTGAGGTAGGCAATCTCGAAGCCATTGCGTTTACACGCCTGCCAAATGCGGGTGATGAGTTTGTGGCGGGTGGTGGCAAAGTCGTGATCGAGTAAATGCCAATAATATTGTACACGATAGGTGATGCCGCGCTCGCTACAACCAAAGGCGAAGGCACGGTTCTTCATATACGGTTCTTGATCGCTAAGTTCACCCAGAGCGAGCATTTCTTGCAATTCATTCATGAGCACGCCTTCGACTTCCGCCGGATCATGACGATAGCTGATGTCAAAATAGAGAACCATGCGTTTGAGTTGATCGGTGTGCGACCAGTTTTTAAAAGCGGAAGTTACGAAATCGGAGTTGGGTAGGATCACGCTTTCGTTATCGAAGGTGGTCATGGTCAGTGAGCGCATGCCAATACGTTCGACTGTGCCATCATAACCACCCACAGAGATAATATCGCCGCTACGCAGAGGGCGCTCGATGAGCAATAAGATGCCGCTAATGAAATTGTTGGCTATCGTTTGCATACCAAAACCGATCCCCACACCGATTGCCCCGGCAAGCACGGTAAATGTGGTGAGGTCGAG from Suttonella sp. R2A3 carries:
- a CDS encoding lysine exporter LysO family protein, whose product is MTVLATLAPIIAAVILGAIAAKIIPTRLAHRLIAAVGPLVWVLLFLIGRDFGDVLANAGALGKALRSAAWFTLFSTLIPAALIAWFFDHQEPKQRPRSAVSISRLWPPLRSCFLALLMVALGALTHLLPFDELPLPSINAVLLLMVFLVGIDLYHLGLKIHHFHPRIFLLPLSIIIGALIGGLITAWWIDMPIRQALALVSGFGWFTLSSVMVGEQLGTFYGTTALLIDLTRELLGIVLLYLLGVRYGYMAMSVSGAGAMDTVLPIVKQACGAEKVPQALASGILLSLLAPVFLSLFLA
- a CDS encoding HNH endonuclease — encoded protein: MAEENDTKEHVIPNAIGGRKKVKGFICESCNNTSGSNWESALAKQLNPLSLFFGISRESGKTPSQLFETSGGDRLKLNSDGSMDIEKPLYSEIPLDSGEGGQIQIKARSISEAKKMLKGVKRKYPQLNLNEFLDSAKSESFYCSDMLKFNLSFGGHEAGRSIVKSALALAVSSGIPAEICGAATNYLRKEDGEACFGYFYESDLIKNRPEGTPFHCVSIKGCSKTRQVIGYVEYFGVQRIVLCLSDSYEGRDLSNTYAINPITGEELSLTVVLDFSKEDIREAYDYKKIPKGSVEAAFEKIIPAGIERSIERERDRVLDAAVKYAFKNCGAKEGEMLMPEHINKLTSLMMEKLEPFILHQFTHSRKKK